One genomic window of Luteitalea pratensis includes the following:
- a CDS encoding dihydrodipicolinate synthase family protein, producing the protein MQGVFSVLATPFRQGGDVDVESLRRYVEHFIGAGVTGFTALGVLGEAARLTERERALVLDTVLGQVNGRAPVVVGTTTEGLQTCLELSRAAQAAGATAVMVSPPRAPKLNSASVKAHFAALAEALTIPIVIQDFPPVSGFTMEASLLVQIAREIPTARTIKLEDPPTPLKTARLLDAAGDVALTIFGGLGGVYLLEELMAGSAGAMTGFAFPEILVAIVSRWHAGDRDGAADLFYKTVPLMRLEFQEGIGMAVRKEVLKRRGLIADASTRAPGATIDPGTRAALDRLITWTAAQEGLAWISD; encoded by the coding sequence GTGCAGGGTGTGTTTTCGGTACTCGCGACGCCGTTCCGTCAGGGCGGGGACGTCGACGTCGAGAGCCTTCGGCGCTACGTCGAGCATTTCATTGGCGCCGGCGTGACCGGCTTCACGGCGCTCGGCGTCCTGGGCGAGGCGGCGCGTCTCACCGAGCGCGAACGGGCGCTGGTGCTCGACACCGTGTTGGGACAGGTCAACGGCCGCGCCCCGGTCGTGGTCGGTACGACGACGGAGGGCCTGCAGACCTGCCTCGAGTTGAGTCGTGCAGCGCAGGCCGCGGGCGCCACCGCGGTGATGGTGAGCCCGCCGCGTGCGCCGAAGCTGAACTCGGCGAGCGTGAAGGCGCACTTCGCGGCGCTTGCCGAGGCGCTGACCATTCCGATCGTCATCCAGGACTTCCCACCCGTCTCGGGCTTCACGATGGAGGCCTCGCTGCTGGTGCAGATCGCGCGGGAGATCCCGACCGCCCGGACGATCAAGCTCGAGGATCCGCCCACGCCGCTCAAGACCGCGCGTCTGCTCGACGCGGCCGGAGACGTGGCGCTCACCATCTTCGGAGGCCTCGGCGGCGTGTACCTGCTCGAGGAACTGATGGCCGGATCGGCCGGCGCGATGACCGGCTTCGCCTTCCCCGAAATCCTGGTCGCCATCGTCAGCCGCTGGCACGCGGGCGACCGTGATGGCGCAGCCGACCTGTTCTACAAGACGGTGCCGCTGATGCGCCTGGAGTTCCAGGAAGGCATCGGCATGGCCGTTCGCAAGGAAGTGTTGAAGCGGCGCGGCCTGATCGCCGACGCCTCCACGCGGGCGCCCGGTGCGACGATCGACCCCGGCACGCGCGCAGCACTCGATCGCTTGATCACCTGGACCGCAGCACAGGAAGGACTGGCATGGATCTCGGATTGA
- a CDS encoding SDR family oxidoreductase, whose amino-acid sequence MDLGLTGKVAMVGGASRGLGLAVARALVAEGAQVSIASRDDVRIDAAAAALRDGTPGAQVLAVPADLRTSDDITTWHDATMERFGGVDLLFVNTGGPPPGPALSFDDQAWQQAVDLLLLSAIRMVRLAVPVMAARGGGSILMTTSSAIKEPIANLALSNVVRASVSALVKTLSNELAPQRIRVNNLVPGRIDTDRVRELDEGRAKIASISLEEQRTRMEATIPTGRYGAPDEFGKAAAFLLSDASAYTTGAILQIDGGLIKGVW is encoded by the coding sequence ATGGATCTCGGATTGACGGGCAAGGTGGCGATGGTGGGCGGCGCGAGCCGCGGGCTCGGCCTCGCCGTGGCACGGGCCCTGGTGGCCGAAGGCGCGCAGGTGTCCATCGCCTCGCGCGATGACGTACGCATCGATGCCGCGGCCGCCGCGTTGCGCGACGGCACGCCCGGTGCGCAGGTGCTCGCCGTGCCGGCCGACCTCCGGACCAGTGACGACATCACCACCTGGCATGACGCGACGATGGAACGGTTCGGCGGGGTGGACCTGCTGTTTGTCAACACCGGAGGGCCGCCGCCGGGCCCGGCACTGTCGTTCGACGACCAGGCCTGGCAGCAGGCCGTCGATCTGTTGCTGCTGAGCGCAATCCGGATGGTGCGGCTGGCGGTGCCGGTGATGGCCGCGCGTGGCGGCGGCAGCATCCTGATGACGACCTCGTCGGCGATCAAGGAACCCATCGCCAACCTCGCGCTGTCCAACGTCGTGAGGGCCAGCGTCTCGGCGCTGGTCAAGACGCTGTCCAACGAACTCGCGCCGCAGCGGATCCGGGTCAACAACCTCGTCCCGGGACGCATCGACACCGATCGGGTGCGGGAGCTCGACGAGGGCCGCGCGAAGATCGCCAGCATCAGCCTCGAGGAGCAGCGCACCCGGATGGAAGCGACCATTCCCACCGGCCGGTATGGCGCCCCCGACGAGTTCGGCAAGGCCGCGGCGTTCCTGCTGTCGGACGCCTCGGCCTACACGACCGGCGCGATCCTCCAGATCGACGGCGGGCTCATCAAGGGCGTCTGGTAA
- a CDS encoding proline dehydrogenase family protein gives MHPVRSVLLAASENRWMRENATRLPVFRRAVKRFMPGERLEDALDAADALRRQEGIATILTRLGEGVTQMTEADAVTEHYLDAAGQIEQRQLDTQISVKLTQLGLDMDPARCRAHVRHLAARAAAGGAMLWIDMEQHQYVHPTLELYHAVLAEHRNVGVCLQAYLYRTEKDLQAIIEAGGAVRLVKGAYKEPASVAWPKKVDVDASYLALAKTMIGTDAGARGFRAVFGTHDVTIIDAIQQHAKTTGVANDAYEFALLYGIQRSVQQQLARDGYGLRVLISYGDYWFPWYMRRLAERPANVWFVARTMFAK, from the coding sequence ATGCACCCCGTGCGCAGCGTGCTGCTCGCCGCCTCGGAGAACCGGTGGATGCGGGAGAACGCCACCCGGCTGCCGGTGTTCCGCAGGGCCGTCAAGCGCTTCATGCCGGGCGAGCGCCTCGAGGACGCGCTCGATGCGGCCGACGCGCTGCGACGCCAGGAGGGAATCGCGACCATCCTCACGCGTCTCGGCGAGGGCGTCACGCAGATGACCGAGGCCGACGCCGTCACCGAACACTATCTCGATGCCGCCGGCCAGATCGAGCAACGGCAACTCGATACGCAGATCTCGGTGAAGCTGACCCAGCTTGGCCTGGACATGGACCCGGCACGCTGTCGCGCCCACGTGCGCCACCTCGCCGCGCGTGCCGCGGCCGGTGGCGCCATGCTCTGGATCGACATGGAGCAGCACCAGTACGTGCACCCCACGCTGGAGCTCTACCACGCCGTGCTCGCGGAACACCGCAACGTCGGCGTGTGCCTGCAGGCGTACCTGTATCGGACGGAGAAGGACCTGCAGGCGATCATCGAGGCCGGCGGAGCCGTGCGCCTCGTCAAGGGTGCCTACAAGGAGCCGGCCAGCGTTGCCTGGCCGAAAAAGGTCGATGTCGATGCGAGCTACCTGGCACTCGCGAAGACCATGATCGGGACCGACGCCGGCGCACGCGGCTTCCGCGCCGTGTTCGGCACGCACGACGTGACCATCATCGACGCCATCCAGCAGCACGCGAAAACCACCGGCGTCGCCAACGATGCCTATGAGTTCGCCCTGCTCTATGGCATCCAGCGGAGCGTGCAGCAGCAACTCGCCCGCGACGGCTATGGCCTGCGCGTGCTCATCAGCTACGGCGACTACTGGTTCCCGTGGTACATGCGCCGCCTCGCCGAACGCCCCGCGAACGTCTGGTTCGTTGCGCGGACGATGTTTGCCAAGTAA
- a CDS encoding amidohydrolase family protein — MKIDSHQHLWRFDPVEYGWIDEKATALRRSYLHADLARELTASGLDGAVAVQARQSLAENDFLLGQATASGGRIRGVVGWVNLAADDVDEVLGRYAPQPRFVGVRHVVQGETDPGFLARPAFNRGVSRLRRHGLVYDVLIYAAQLPAAIAFVDRHPSQPFVLDHIAKPTIAAGRIDEAWARSFREIAKRSHVTCKLSGVVTEVRDATWSIDVIRPYVDLAIEAFGPARLMFGSDWPVCRLKTEYGDWVRTVQALTSGWSAAEQAAFWGGTAATTYKLAPDA, encoded by the coding sequence GTGAAGATCGACTCTCACCAACACCTGTGGCGTTTCGATCCGGTCGAGTACGGCTGGATCGACGAGAAGGCGACCGCGCTGCGCCGCAGCTACCTGCACGCGGACCTGGCGCGTGAGCTGACGGCCTCGGGGCTGGACGGCGCCGTGGCCGTCCAGGCGCGGCAGTCGCTGGCCGAGAACGACTTCCTGCTCGGGCAGGCCACGGCATCCGGTGGGCGGATTCGTGGCGTGGTCGGTTGGGTGAATCTCGCGGCCGATGATGTGGACGAGGTACTGGGCCGCTACGCGCCGCAACCACGGTTCGTGGGCGTGCGTCACGTCGTGCAGGGGGAGACCGATCCCGGGTTCCTGGCCAGGCCCGCGTTCAATCGCGGCGTCAGCCGATTGCGGCGCCACGGTCTCGTGTACGACGTCCTCATCTACGCCGCGCAATTGCCGGCGGCGATCGCGTTCGTGGATCGTCACCCGTCGCAGCCGTTCGTGCTGGATCACATCGCCAAGCCAACGATCGCGGCGGGGCGTATCGACGAGGCCTGGGCGCGATCGTTCCGTGAGATCGCCAAGCGATCGCACGTGACGTGCAAGCTATCGGGCGTGGTCACCGAGGTGCGTGACGCGACCTGGAGCATCGATGTCATCAGGCCCTACGTGGACCTCGCGATCGAGGCCTTCGGACCGGCGCGGCTGATGTTCGGGTCCGACTGGCCTGTCTGCCGGCTCAAGACCGAGTACGGCGACTGGGTGCGGACCGTGCAGGCGCTCACCTCGGGATGGTCCGCGGCCGAGCAGGCGGCATTCTGGGGCGGCACGGCTGCCACCACGTACAAGTTGGCGCCTGATGCCTGA
- a CDS encoding Gfo/Idh/MocA family protein, giving the protein MTRQPSRRRFLVHSAAGAAATFGAVSAPAVISAQSQARVAGANRRVRVGLIGCGGMGNGDLRDMLKAGAQLVALCDVDDRQVSKTAASMSKQFNQTAELTTRDFRKVLDRKDIDAVIVGTPDHWHALPTVMACQAGKDVYVEKPLALTIGEGRVMVDAARTHGRVVQMGTQQRSAKHFTDAVDYVKGGALGKIRLVKTWAYQDWMGNIPVKPDGPAPAEVDYDMWLGPAKLRPYNENRFHFNFRWYYDYSGGLMTDWGAHMIDIANWGMGVKAPKAAVSVGGKFGFPDDAEETPDTQQALWECDGFSMVWEHATSIGQGPYMRDHGVAFHGNNGVLVVDRGGWEVLPETETKSGKKTYRMMGEPRRGAGNEDSHLKHVQDFLDCMDTRKAPRSDVEVGHNSMIACHLANIAFRLKRRVQWDADKEQFVGDEEAQRLLMPQYRAPWVLPKVTKPTSSAAR; this is encoded by the coding sequence ATGACCCGTCAACCCTCGCGCCGACGCTTCCTCGTTCACTCGGCCGCCGGTGCCGCGGCGACGTTCGGCGCCGTGTCGGCACCCGCTGTGATCTCGGCGCAGTCCCAGGCTCGCGTCGCCGGCGCCAATCGCCGCGTGCGGGTCGGACTCATCGGCTGCGGCGGCATGGGCAACGGCGACCTGCGCGACATGCTCAAGGCGGGCGCGCAACTGGTCGCCCTCTGCGACGTCGACGACCGGCAGGTCAGCAAGACTGCCGCCAGCATGTCGAAGCAGTTCAACCAGACGGCGGAACTGACCACGCGCGACTTCCGCAAGGTGCTCGACCGCAAGGACATCGATGCGGTGATCGTCGGGACACCCGATCACTGGCACGCACTGCCGACGGTGATGGCCTGCCAGGCCGGCAAGGACGTCTATGTCGAGAAACCGCTCGCGCTCACGATCGGCGAGGGCCGGGTGATGGTCGATGCGGCGCGCACGCATGGCCGGGTGGTGCAGATGGGCACCCAGCAACGCAGCGCGAAGCACTTCACCGACGCCGTCGACTACGTGAAGGGCGGCGCACTCGGCAAGATCCGCCTGGTGAAAACCTGGGCCTACCAGGACTGGATGGGCAACATCCCCGTCAAGCCCGATGGACCGGCCCCCGCCGAAGTCGACTATGACATGTGGCTTGGCCCCGCGAAGCTGCGGCCGTACAACGAGAACCGATTCCACTTCAACTTCCGCTGGTACTACGACTACTCGGGCGGGCTGATGACCGACTGGGGCGCCCACATGATCGACATCGCCAACTGGGGCATGGGCGTCAAGGCGCCGAAGGCAGCGGTCTCGGTTGGCGGCAAGTTCGGCTTCCCCGACGATGCCGAGGAGACCCCGGACACGCAGCAGGCGCTCTGGGAGTGCGACGGATTCTCGATGGTGTGGGAGCACGCCACCTCGATCGGCCAGGGGCCCTACATGCGCGATCACGGCGTCGCCTTCCATGGCAACAACGGCGTGCTCGTGGTGGACCGCGGCGGCTGGGAGGTCCTGCCGGAGACCGAGACCAAGAGCGGCAAGAAGACGTACCGGATGATGGGCGAGCCTCGCCGGGGCGCCGGTAACGAGGACTCGCATCTCAAGCACGTGCAGGACTTCCTCGACTGCATGGACACGCGCAAGGCACCGCGGTCCGACGTCGAGGTCGGTCACAACTCGATGATCGCGTGCCACCTGGCCAACATCGCGTTCCGTCTCAAGCGCCGCGTGCAGTGGGACGCCGACAAGGAGCAGTTTGTCGGCGACGAGGAGGCGCAGCGCCTGCTGATGCCGCAGTACCGGGCGCCGTGGGTGCTCCCGAAGGTCACCAAACCGACGTCGTCGGCTGCACGCTAG
- a CDS encoding response regulator: MGAPEGHQTDVVGCTLARAAWPAACRQLCEPAGRLRDARKRGHHVTVVDDRRRAVEAAIDGTFDLVLMDVQLPEMSGLEATAAIRTSERGTGRRLPIVAMTADAMPGDRERCLRAGMDDYLTKPVTMRALSDIVERLSETPAPRKRAG, from the coding sequence GTGGGTGCTCCCGAAGGTCACCAAACCGACGTCGTCGGCTGCACGCTAGCGCGCGCAGCCTGGCCCGCAGCCTGCAGACAACTGTGTGAACCAGCGGGTCGCCTGCGCGATGCTCGCAAGCGCGGGCACCACGTGACCGTCGTGGACGACAGACGCCGTGCGGTGGAGGCGGCGATTGACGGGACGTTCGACCTGGTCCTGATGGACGTGCAGCTGCCCGAGATGAGCGGCCTCGAGGCCACCGCGGCGATTCGCACCAGCGAACGCGGCACCGGGCGGCGTCTGCCCATCGTGGCCATGACCGCCGACGCGATGCCGGGCGACCGCGAGCGCTGTCTCCGTGCGGGCATGGACGACTACCTGACCAAGCCGGTCACCATGCGCGCACTCAGCGACATCGTGGAGCGGCTCAGCGAGACGCCGGCGCCTCGCAAGCGGGCCGGCTGA
- a CDS encoding metallophosphoesterase family protein, producing the protein MPLLTGPRATRRQFLVTAGAAAASLTFTRLSVSAAQGPAHPLRLALLADTHIPANPADRSRGFSPVDNLAKVVSQVLATPADGALVGGDLARLKGLPEDYARLHEMLAPVLAKMPTGLILGNHDNRENFRQAFPAVAGAAPALANKHTTTREAGGLRFVLLDSLLATDVTPGQLGSAQRTWLASQLAGSSTPTVILVHHTLGGNDGELMDAERLFDVLRPHRQVKAIMYGHSHKYEVIEREGLQLINLPAVGYNFVDNEPVGWIDSVWTDEGVDLTLRSIGGNQAGNGQTTSVHWAR; encoded by the coding sequence ATGCCCCTGCTGACCGGCCCTCGCGCCACCCGCCGACAGTTCCTGGTTACCGCTGGTGCCGCTGCCGCCAGCCTCACCTTCACGCGCCTGTCAGTATCGGCAGCGCAGGGTCCGGCGCACCCGCTCCGCCTCGCGCTGCTCGCGGATACGCACATCCCCGCGAATCCGGCCGACCGATCCCGCGGCTTCTCCCCCGTCGACAACCTCGCGAAGGTCGTGTCGCAGGTGCTCGCCACGCCCGCCGACGGCGCGCTGGTCGGTGGTGACCTCGCACGCCTGAAGGGACTGCCGGAGGATTACGCGCGCCTGCACGAGATGCTGGCGCCGGTGCTGGCGAAGATGCCGACCGGCCTCATCCTCGGCAACCACGACAATCGCGAGAACTTCCGCCAGGCATTTCCCGCAGTGGCCGGCGCGGCACCGGCCCTGGCCAACAAGCACACGACCACCCGCGAGGCCGGCGGCCTGCGCTTCGTGCTGCTCGACTCGCTGCTGGCCACCGACGTGACGCCGGGGCAGCTCGGTTCCGCGCAACGCACGTGGCTGGCGTCGCAACTGGCGGGCTCATCCACCCCGACGGTGATACTCGTGCATCACACGCTCGGCGGCAACGACGGCGAACTCATGGACGCCGAACGCCTCTTCGACGTGCTACGGCCGCATCGCCAAGTGAAGGCGATCATGTACGGGCACTCGCACAAGTACGAAGTGATCGAGCGCGAAGGCCTGCAACTCATCAACCTGCCTGCCGTGGGCTACAACTTCGTCGACAACGAACCCGTCGGCTGGATCGACTCGGTGTGGACCGACGAAGGCGTGGATCTCACGCTGCGATCCATCGGCGGCAACCAGGCGGGTAACGGGCAGACCACGTCGGTGCACTGGGCACGCTGA
- a CDS encoding VWA domain-containing protein has translation MALRITPLLACVLLCIPAGASAQIMSGMRNQPTGRELPTMPLDTNVSSDLRPTFRLKVTRVEVSALVVDAEGNPVRDLKANEFEVYDGGRKQDIQSFAAYTYNGGSIPLDTVESPSDPNNAVALVTNAWSSSSRVIGLLIDDLHIDARRTEKARNAARHLIANLAPSDLLYVGLTSTPGIATAGFIRDRRRALEIIESFAGIRLPDPTLELRQTPQTFSNPLLQGMRTPGLAASEQQRAMRLEDAYEAIGRIANAVREVGGRRKSLVFLTEGSSIGGSITTSASLSGDTTGAMHDALAAASVADLAVYPMNPAGLDLSTDRMIEGFTRQVDVASEGNTRGFGGREIAQDDLSNINAQFMQAKNQLRDLAALTGGVSLVDTNDLGAAVDRVLRDASDYYVLGYEPDKEVKGTRVRPLEVRVTRPGVKVLSRKGYMAPPGIPEADKVPSNLSPAIRSLLSGIVPVDALPMVVQMIAIGEQKGKVRYAVITETAGGPLVNGLEGDRVGIEQAILSIDGNGKMANATQKKAELKVGPQQVEMLGTLGLRTIWCIDLPPGPHQIRVATVHQQSGRGGSMYLDVTVEAGKVPTPEALLTLSQSPKPTAFVDPEAKRLMAGGSQ, from the coding sequence ATGGCTCTTCGCATAACGCCTCTCCTGGCGTGTGTCCTGTTGTGCATTCCGGCTGGTGCTTCTGCCCAGATCATGAGCGGCATGCGCAACCAGCCGACGGGGCGGGAACTGCCGACGATGCCGCTCGACACGAACGTGTCGTCGGACTTGCGACCGACGTTTCGGTTGAAGGTGACGCGCGTCGAGGTGAGCGCCCTCGTGGTGGACGCCGAGGGCAATCCGGTGCGCGACCTCAAGGCAAACGAATTCGAGGTCTACGACGGCGGCCGCAAGCAGGACATCCAGTCGTTTGCCGCCTACACCTACAACGGCGGCTCGATTCCGCTGGACACCGTCGAGTCACCGAGCGACCCGAACAATGCTGTCGCCCTGGTCACCAACGCATGGAGTTCGTCGTCGCGGGTGATCGGCCTGCTGATCGACGATCTGCACATCGACGCGCGCCGGACGGAGAAGGCGCGCAATGCCGCGCGGCACCTGATTGCCAACCTGGCCCCGTCGGATCTGTTGTATGTCGGGCTGACCAGCACACCGGGGATTGCCACCGCCGGCTTCATCCGCGATCGCCGGCGAGCGCTGGAGATCATCGAGTCGTTTGCAGGAATCCGGCTGCCGGATCCGACCCTGGAATTGCGGCAGACGCCGCAGACGTTCTCCAATCCGCTGCTGCAAGGCATGCGCACGCCCGGGCTCGCCGCCTCCGAGCAGCAGCGTGCCATGCGCCTCGAGGATGCCTACGAGGCGATTGGGCGCATCGCCAATGCCGTGCGTGAAGTCGGTGGCAGGCGCAAGTCGCTGGTGTTCCTGACCGAGGGCTCATCGATTGGCGGATCGATCACGACGTCGGCCTCGCTGAGCGGCGACACCACGGGCGCCATGCACGATGCCCTGGCGGCGGCGTCGGTGGCCGACCTCGCCGTGTATCCGATGAACCCGGCGGGGCTGGACCTGTCGACCGATCGCATGATTGAGGGCTTCACGCGTCAGGTCGATGTCGCGAGCGAGGGCAACACGCGCGGCTTTGGCGGCCGCGAGATCGCCCAGGACGACCTCTCCAACATCAACGCGCAGTTCATGCAGGCCAAGAACCAACTGCGCGACCTGGCGGCCCTGACCGGCGGGGTCTCGCTTGTCGACACGAACGACCTCGGCGCCGCCGTGGACCGAGTGCTGCGCGATGCCAGCGACTACTACGTTTTGGGGTACGAGCCCGACAAGGAAGTGAAGGGCACACGTGTCCGGCCGCTCGAGGTGCGGGTCACGCGGCCTGGTGTGAAGGTGCTCTCGCGCAAGGGGTACATGGCGCCGCCGGGCATTCCCGAGGCCGACAAGGTCCCGTCCAACCTGTCGCCGGCGATCCGGTCACTGCTGTCGGGGATCGTGCCCGTGGACGCGTTGCCGATGGTCGTGCAGATGATCGCGATCGGCGAGCAGAAGGGCAAGGTGCGCTACGCGGTCATCACGGAGACGGCTGGAGGGCCGCTCGTCAACGGCCTCGAGGGCGATCGCGTCGGCATCGAGCAGGCCATCCTGAGCATCGATGGCAACGGCAAGATGGCCAACGCCACCCAGAAGAAGGCCGAACTCAAGGTGGGTCCCCAGCAGGTGGAGATGCTCGGCACGCTCGGGCTGCGGACCATCTGGTGCATCGACCTGCCCCCCGGGCCGCACCAGATTCGCGTGGCCACCGTCCATCAGCAGTCGGGGCGCGGTGGGTCGATGTACCTCGACGTGACGGTCGAGGCCGGCAAGGTGCCGACGCCCGAGGCGCTGCTGACGCTGAGCCAGTCGCCCAAGCCGACGGCATTCGTCGACCCGGAAGCAAAACGGTTGATGGCAGGCGGGTCACAGTAA